The proteins below come from a single Psychrobacter sp. FDAARGOS_221 genomic window:
- a CDS encoding HU family DNA-binding protein, which yields MNKQDLINKMAEDAGITKEQARSALQAFEYGVTEALANGDNVQMVGFGTFSTAKRKSRIGRNPKTGESLQIPAKNVAKFKAGKSLDEAVN from the coding sequence ATGAATAAACAAGATCTAATTAACAAAATGGCAGAAGACGCTGGTATCACAAAAGAGCAAGCTCGCTCTGCACTACAAGCGTTTGAGTATGGCGTAACAGAAGCACTAGCAAATGGTGATAACGTGCAAATGGTTGGCTTTGGCACCTTTAGTACTGCAAAGCGTAAGTCACGTATTGGCCGTAACCCTAAGACTGGCGAATCTTTGCAAATCCCTGCTAAAAACGTGGCCAAATTTAAAGCTGGTAAAAGCTTAGATGAAGCGGTCAACTGA
- a CDS encoding DUF3164 family protein, translated as MTHYQEHQEQVPAGYMLNEKGYHVPIDKIKPIDRLRDEQVKMMIKDAKHLRGVMQDIKASLFADFRDFLDLSAAEYDTEYGGKKGNVSLPSFDGKYKVQIAIQDHIVFDERLQIAQNLVHACIEEWGASSAKEIMTLVNDAFQVDKEGKVSTQRVLGLRRHNFEHPKWEKAMEAIADAMQVTSSTEYMRFYERDEKGKYQQITLDFSKV; from the coding sequence ATGACTCATTATCAAGAACATCAAGAACAAGTGCCAGCAGGCTATATGCTCAACGAAAAAGGCTATCACGTGCCTATCGATAAGATAAAACCTATTGATAGGCTACGAGATGAGCAAGTCAAAATGATGATTAAGGATGCCAAGCACTTACGAGGTGTGATGCAGGATATTAAGGCCTCTTTATTTGCTGATTTTAGAGACTTTTTGGACTTGTCTGCTGCTGAATATGACACTGAATATGGTGGTAAAAAAGGCAATGTCAGTCTGCCAAGCTTTGACGGTAAATACAAAGTACAGATTGCTATCCAAGATCATATTGTCTTTGATGAACGCTTGCAGATAGCCCAAAACCTTGTTCACGCATGTATTGAAGAATGGGGTGCAAGCAGTGCCAAAGAGATTATGACCCTAGTTAATGATGCGTTCCAAGTGGATAAAGAAGGTAAAGTTAGCACCCAGCGTGTGCTTGGCCTACGCCGTCACAACTTTGAGCATCCCAAGTGGGAAAAAGCAATGGAAGCCATTGCGGATGCTATGCAAGTAACTAGCAGCACTGAATATATGCGCTTTTATGAGCGTGATGAAAAAGGCAAGTATCAGCAAATCACCCTAGACTTTAGCAAGGTATAG
- a CDS encoding Mor transcription activator family protein, with protein MADIKKEEVSAAGMSLDVFDVSAPELIKDLAGTVAHVGVKHYGLTPIVANKLGVDVALAFAEQAGGTQVYIPITLSVKISNRDMEMYEKFDGSNHNQLAKEFGCSVAWVYAVIKRVRKQMQDKNQPNLF; from the coding sequence ATGGCGGATATAAAAAAAGAAGAAGTAAGTGCGGCTGGTATGTCGCTTGATGTGTTTGATGTATCCGCTCCTGAATTGATCAAAGACTTGGCGGGCACAGTCGCCCATGTCGGTGTTAAGCACTATGGTCTTACACCAATCGTAGCTAACAAGCTTGGCGTAGATGTTGCCTTAGCTTTTGCTGAGCAAGCTGGCGGTACGCAAGTGTATATCCCTATTACTTTGAGCGTGAAGATAAGCAATAGAGATATGGAGATGTACGAAAAGTTTGACGGCAGCAATCATAATCAGCTAGCAAAAGAGTTTGGCTGTAGCGTAGCTTGGGTATATGCAGTGATAAAGCGTGTTCGCAAACAGATGCAAGATAAAAACCAACCAAACCTGTTTTAA
- a CDS encoding regulatory protein GemA translates to MTTNTTTIYKNKLKRTIKTGMHALQLDDATYRDMLANVSQRASGSAKRSIKNMTLAELNGVIDEMRSKGFEARRGKYSGKKDNSVRNKDEQRIERPMLGKVQALWITMHQQGFVKDGSDNALNAFARKLFNKQRKQDDKPLIINLRGADDRELWQLIETLKSWQQREEDKLRLQKLKNDK, encoded by the coding sequence ATGACGACTAATACGACGACTATCTATAAGAACAAGCTCAAACGCACTATAAAGACTGGCATGCATGCGCTACAGCTGGATGATGCGACTTACAGAGATATGTTGGCTAACGTTAGCCAGCGTGCCAGTGGCAGTGCCAAGCGTAGCATCAAAAACATGACTTTGGCTGAGCTTAACGGCGTGATTGATGAGATGCGTAGTAAAGGCTTTGAGGCCAGACGTGGTAAGTACAGTGGTAAAAAAGACAACTCTGTCCGCAATAAAGATGAGCAAAGGATTGAACGGCCTATGCTAGGCAAAGTCCAAGCGCTGTGGATCACGATGCACCAGCAGGGCTTTGTGAAAGACGGTAGTGACAATGCGTTAAATGCCTTTGCACGTAAGCTATTTAACAAACAGCGCAAGCAGGATGATAAGCCGCTGATTATCAACTTGCGTGGTGCTGATGATAGAGAACTTTGGCAGTTAATCGAAACACTAAAAAGCTGGCAGCAACGAGAAGAAGATAAGTTGCGACTACAAAAACTGAAAAACGACAAGTAA
- a CDS encoding AAA family ATPase, with protein MTLTDQVKQLIEEKGLTQTQVAKECGFSSGALSSFFKGSYKGDNEKLEASLQSWYDAQTKQTATFVSAPDFVETPTATKIFADCDFLKMFGKMGVVYGASGVGKTQAARQYTKANNNVWMITARPSICTINEVLYEMALELGITDAPKRAGKLSRILKTKLSGTKGLMIIDEADHLPLKVLEELRILQEDSEVGFMLIGNDKVYTQMQGGFNQRHQFARLWSRNAKRQSVQQNSKKDIDAVAQAWGLELSDTKLMNALYSIGQGAGSLRALTNYLQLAGLTAKARNEPITLPLILSAQKQMG; from the coding sequence ATGACATTAACAGATCAAGTAAAACAACTGATAGAAGAAAAAGGCTTAACTCAAACCCAAGTTGCCAAAGAATGTGGCTTTAGCTCTGGTGCGTTAAGCAGCTTTTTTAAGGGTAGTTATAAAGGTGATAACGAGAAGCTGGAGGCGTCACTGCAAAGCTGGTATGACGCACAAACAAAGCAGACTGCTACGTTTGTCTCTGCTCCTGACTTTGTAGAGACACCTACTGCGACAAAGATATTTGCTGACTGCGACTTTTTGAAGATGTTCGGCAAGATGGGCGTTGTCTATGGCGCATCTGGTGTCGGTAAGACGCAAGCGGCTCGCCAATATACCAAAGCCAACAACAATGTGTGGATGATAACCGCCCGCCCTAGCATCTGTACTATCAATGAAGTGCTGTACGAGATGGCATTGGAGCTTGGCATTACTGATGCGCCAAAACGTGCAGGCAAACTGTCACGTATCTTAAAGACGAAGCTGTCTGGCACTAAGGGCTTGATGATTATTGATGAAGCTGACCACTTGCCACTGAAAGTATTGGAAGAATTACGCATCTTGCAAGAAGACAGTGAAGTCGGCTTTATGCTGATTGGTAACGACAAAGTGTACACGCAAATGCAAGGCGGATTTAACCAGCGTCACCAGTTTGCACGGCTTTGGAGTCGTAACGCCAAAAGACAATCAGTACAACAGAACAGCAAAAAGGATATCGATGCAGTAGCACAGGCTTGGGGGCTTGAGCTGTCTGACACCAAGCTGATGAATGCCTTATATAGCATTGGTCAAGGTGCTGGCTCATTGCGTGCCCTAACCAACTACTTGCAACTTGCAGGACTAACTGCCAAGGCTCGCAATGAGCCAATCACGCTACCGCTGATCTTATCAGCACAGAAGCAAATGGGGTGA
- a CDS encoding transposase domain-containing protein has translation MNLETSYTAQELADLQLKSLPHTRVGVMKKAKKSNWTTRKRVGRGGGLEYAFESLPEDAQNEIHIKVAKQVAKQQAREAKDNQPKQADEPKQANYLPEVLWSGWEDATAKQKQKATEQVGNCFAVDDLINTGMGTVQAIEQVAADTGVSKGSLKRWYYKVRNFERSDWLPILIGNYHKSKKRQADFTPEAWEAFKADYLRLERPQMGTCYERLKLLAKEHGWTIPSLSSVKRKLKREVPMTQQVLLRQGDHKLFEMYPSLQRSVESLEAMEWINGDGYKHNVFVEFPDGEICRPVTWFWQDVRTRKILAYRTDKSENTDTIRLSLMDLIYRYGIPREATIDNTRAAANKKMTGGVPNRYRFKVKEDEPDGILKILGIKVHWTSVNYGKGHGQAKPIERAFSHGGLGETVDKDMLLRGHNTGGSAKDKPDNYHGGKRGASYEDFITALDKGVDLWNNREGRDTELCLKRYSFNQVFERDYAQATIRRATTEQMRLLMLTSEAVTLKHNGTFESHSGGSIDGQKNRYEAVDLIGSHHKKVVIRFDPQKLHENVLVYSLDGRFLAEAVCTKKVAFGDTAKAREHSRDLRQRIRHEKAAAKAQLKMTKRQYAELEAAIEVKDDAPPIPSITEIMRIEGNTVRKQTADADDEWEHQDDYMNYIAMLKKEMSDE, from the coding sequence GTGAACCTAGAAACAAGTTATACAGCACAGGAGTTGGCGGATTTACAGTTAAAAAGTTTACCACATACTCGTGTGGGTGTCATGAAAAAAGCAAAAAAAAGCAACTGGACTACTCGAAAACGGGTTGGGCGTGGTGGTGGTCTTGAATACGCCTTTGAAAGCCTGCCTGAGGATGCTCAAAACGAAATCCATATCAAGGTTGCCAAGCAGGTAGCAAAGCAACAAGCTCGTGAAGCAAAAGACAATCAGCCCAAACAGGCAGATGAACCTAAACAGGCAAACTATTTGCCAGAAGTGCTTTGGAGTGGCTGGGAGGATGCTACAGCTAAGCAAAAACAGAAAGCTACTGAACAAGTGGGTAACTGCTTTGCTGTTGATGACTTAATCAACACGGGCATGGGTACTGTGCAAGCGATTGAGCAAGTTGCTGCCGATACCGGTGTTAGCAAAGGCTCATTAAAGCGCTGGTATTACAAGGTACGCAACTTTGAGCGTAGTGATTGGTTGCCAATATTAATCGGTAACTATCACAAAAGCAAAAAGCGTCAAGCGGACTTTACCCCTGAAGCATGGGAGGCGTTTAAAGCAGATTACTTACGCCTTGAACGTCCACAGATGGGTACTTGCTACGAGCGTTTAAAACTTTTAGCAAAAGAGCATGGTTGGACGATACCTAGTCTTAGCAGTGTCAAGCGTAAGCTTAAGCGTGAAGTGCCGATGACCCAGCAAGTGTTACTACGTCAAGGAGATCATAAGCTGTTTGAAATGTACCCATCTCTACAACGTAGTGTTGAGTCACTTGAGGCTATGGAGTGGATTAATGGCGATGGCTACAAACACAATGTGTTTGTTGAGTTTCCTGATGGGGAGATTTGCAGACCAGTGACGTGGTTTTGGCAAGACGTGCGTACTCGCAAGATACTTGCTTACCGTACTGATAAGTCTGAAAACACTGACACTATCCGTTTATCTTTAATGGATTTGATATATCGCTACGGCATACCTCGTGAAGCAACTATTGATAATACCCGTGCGGCTGCTAACAAGAAGATGACAGGTGGCGTGCCTAACCGTTACCGCTTCAAAGTGAAAGAGGACGAGCCTGATGGGATTTTGAAAATACTTGGTATCAAGGTGCATTGGACGAGTGTGAACTATGGCAAAGGGCATGGTCAGGCAAAACCAATTGAACGTGCATTTAGTCACGGCGGCCTTGGTGAAACGGTAGATAAAGACATGCTACTTAGAGGACATAACACGGGTGGTAGTGCTAAAGATAAGCCTGATAATTATCACGGTGGTAAACGTGGAGCAAGCTATGAAGACTTTATTACCGCATTGGATAAGGGAGTTGATCTTTGGAACAACCGTGAGGGGCGTGATACTGAATTGTGTTTAAAGCGGTATAGCTTTAACCAAGTGTTTGAGCGTGATTATGCACAAGCGACGATACGCCGTGCCACCACTGAGCAGATGCGCCTGCTAATGCTAACCAGTGAGGCGGTGACGTTGAAACACAATGGTACGTTTGAGTCTCATTCTGGCGGTAGCATTGATGGACAGAAAAACCGTTATGAGGCGGTGGACTTAATCGGTAGTCATCATAAGAAAGTGGTTATCCGCTTTGATCCTCAAAAGCTACATGAGAATGTGCTGGTATATAGCTTGGATGGTAGGTTTTTGGCTGAAGCAGTTTGTACCAAGAAAGTCGCCTTTGGTGATACGGCTAAGGCTCGTGAGCACAGTAGAGATCTTAGACAGCGTATTAGACATGAGAAAGCTGCTGCTAAAGCACAGTTGAAGATGACTAAGAGACAGTATGCGGAGCTTGAAGCGGCGATTGAGGTGAAAGATGATGCACCTCCAATACCAAGTATTACTGAGATTATGAGAATAGAAGGAAATACGGTGCGGAAGCAGACAGCTGATGCAGATGACGAGTGGGAACATCAAGATGACTATATGAATTATATAGCAATGTTAAAAAAGGAGATGAGTGATGAGTAA
- a CDS encoding helix-turn-helix domain-containing protein has product MRTNQTEKKAPVVEDWHQAEIIASLKKSGTNMSALSEAHGYSRGALRNALYRPYPKAERIIAEAIGVEPKDIWPTRYTG; this is encoded by the coding sequence ATGCGTACAAATCAAACCGAAAAAAAAGCGCCAGTGGTGGAAGACTGGCACCAAGCGGAGATTATCGCATCGCTTAAAAAAAGTGGGACTAATATGTCTGCATTGTCTGAGGCTCACGGGTACAGTCGTGGTGCATTACGCAATGCGTTGTATCGTCCCTATCCAAAAGCTGAACGTATTATTGCTGAGGCAATTGGCGTTGAGCCTAAAGATATTTGGCCGACTCGTTATACAGGTTAA
- a CDS encoding XRE family transcriptional regulator, giving the protein MSQQPVTSIFDRKVFADRLTKVRNNANLTRDEVVALSNNGFARSSLQAWEVGDREPKIDNIFELAKIYGISPHYLIFGDTEAQPLQQVASDSEAVNDDEYVHIPAYDIAVSAGHGMFSDGAIKPSKYLAFRRRWVQARSLTVKCLAVLFTEGDSMIPTIPENAAIVINRERNQALDGKVYVIRIDDRLYVKRTQWIPTGGLRLISDNKAYDSFDISKQDMQANDIEICGQVIHASYDLPD; this is encoded by the coding sequence ATGAGCCAACAACCTGTAACGAGTATCTTTGATAGAAAGGTTTTTGCAGATCGACTAACTAAGGTTAGAAACAATGCGAATCTAACTAGAGATGAAGTGGTTGCTTTATCTAATAACGGTTTTGCTCGTAGCTCACTGCAAGCCTGGGAGGTGGGTGATAGAGAGCCTAAAATTGACAATATATTTGAATTAGCAAAAATTTATGGTATTAGTCCTCATTACTTAATATTTGGTGATACAGAGGCTCAACCACTACAGCAGGTAGCATCTGACTCAGAAGCGGTTAATGATGATGAGTACGTTCATATACCTGCATATGACATCGCTGTCAGTGCAGGGCATGGCATGTTCAGTGATGGCGCTATTAAACCCAGCAAATACCTAGCGTTTCGCCGCCGTTGGGTTCAAGCAAGAAGCTTAACAGTTAAATGCTTGGCAGTGCTATTCACAGAAGGTGACTCAATGATTCCTACCATTCCAGAGAATGCAGCTATCGTCATTAATAGAGAGCGCAACCAAGCGCTGGATGGCAAAGTGTACGTCATCCGCATTGATGACAGGCTGTATGTCAAGCGTACTCAGTGGATACCGACAGGCGGGCTAAGGCTTATCAGCGATAACAAAGCCTATGACAGCTTCGATATATCCAAGCAGGATATGCAAGCTAATGATATTGAGATATGCGGTCAAGTCATCCATGCCAGTTACGATCTTCCTGACTAA
- a CDS encoding potassium transporter TrkG — protein MPNQTLPKKITSKSNTAKNKMMPNNNGHLWLSPPMILAVGFLFLIATGSSLLKLPFATIESVSWLEAAFTATSAVTVTGLAVVDTANYTYFGQLVIIVLIQFGGLGFMTFAVLAFFSLQRRLNLTSQKIAREAFAETSFSQITNTAKSVFMIAICVEMIGFIGLTLCFLPEMSWGQALYQGFFYTISAFNNAGFALSSDSLSGYVDHAGINFIITSLIIIGGLGFLVIKDLADNRSWHKININTKLILVSTLGLNLIAFMLFWLLEHNNPATVTNH, from the coding sequence ATGCCCAACCAAACATTGCCTAAAAAGATAACGTCAAAAAGCAATACTGCAAAAAATAAAATGATGCCCAATAATAACGGTCATCTGTGGCTGTCACCGCCCATGATTCTTGCTGTGGGCTTCTTATTTTTAATTGCCACAGGCAGCTCATTATTAAAACTGCCTTTTGCTACGATTGAATCAGTCAGTTGGCTAGAAGCTGCGTTTACTGCTACTTCTGCAGTCACCGTCACCGGATTGGCCGTGGTTGATACTGCCAACTATACCTATTTTGGGCAGTTGGTGATTATTGTGCTCATTCAATTCGGGGGGCTGGGTTTTATGACCTTTGCGGTACTGGCCTTTTTTAGTTTGCAGCGCCGATTAAACCTCACTAGTCAAAAAATTGCCCGCGAAGCCTTTGCCGAAACCAGCTTTAGCCAAATTACCAACACCGCCAAGTCGGTATTTATGATTGCCATCTGTGTCGAGATGATTGGATTTATTGGTTTAACCTTATGCTTTTTGCCAGAAATGTCATGGGGTCAGGCGTTATATCAAGGCTTCTTTTATACCATCTCAGCTTTTAATAACGCAGGCTTTGCCCTATCAAGTGACAGCTTAAGTGGCTATGTCGACCATGCTGGTATTAACTTTATTATTACCAGCTTAATTATTATTGGCGGACTCGGATTTTTGGTGATTAAAGACTTGGCTGATAACCGCAGTTGGCACAAGATTAATATCAATACCAAACTAATCTTGGTATCAACGCTGGGCTTAAACCTGATTGCCTTTATGCTATTTTGGTTATTAGAGCATAACAATCCGGCTACTGTAACCAATCACTAA
- a CDS encoding potassium channel family protein — protein MQFAVIGLGVFGRACAFELQNQGNEVLGIDMDEQEVNKVSDILSHSVIADATDNETLKELNLSQFDGVIVSIGDDLEASLLCTLNLIKLPVKNLWVKAKTDAHHDILDSLGVENIIHPEQDMGIRIAQAMAYPMMKQYLSLGNKEYMVRIDIPKNWEPKTIGKIKNKHPYTPLVLVIRDKEILRDFDDSMIVQYPDCLIYAGLVEDLKLLAKYFIA, from the coding sequence ATGCAATTTGCAGTAATCGGACTGGGTGTCTTTGGACGTGCTTGTGCCTTTGAACTACAAAATCAAGGCAACGAAGTGCTAGGCATTGATATGGATGAGCAAGAAGTAAACAAAGTGAGTGACATTTTAAGTCACTCCGTCATTGCAGATGCCACAGACAACGAGACCTTAAAAGAGCTCAATCTTAGCCAATTTGATGGGGTCATTGTCAGTATCGGTGACGACTTAGAAGCCAGCTTATTGTGTACCTTAAACTTAATTAAACTGCCAGTGAAAAACCTGTGGGTAAAAGCTAAAACCGATGCCCATCATGACATCCTAGATAGCTTGGGAGTCGAAAACATCATTCACCCAGAACAAGACATGGGCATTCGTATTGCTCAAGCGATGGCCTACCCTATGATGAAGCAGTATTTATCTTTGGGCAATAAAGAGTATATGGTTCGCATTGATATTCCTAAGAACTGGGAACCAAAAACTATTGGCAAAATCAAAAACAAACACCCTTACACGCCTTTGGTGTTAGTCATTCGTGATAAAGAAATCCTACGTGATTTTGATGACTCTATGATAGTGCAATACCCTGATTGCTTGATTTATGCCGGTTTGGTAGAAGACCTAAAGCTACTGGCTAAGTATTTTATTGCCTAG
- a CDS encoding proline--tRNA ligase translates to MRASQFLFATLKENPSDADIVSSQLMLRAGLIRKLASGLYVWLPMGLKILQKVEKIVREEMQNIGAQEVYMPMTQPAELWQESGRFEDYGPELLRFKDRHNRDFVLGPTHEEVITDLARGELRSYKQLPMTFFQIQSKFRDEIRPRFGIMRAREFTMKDAYSFHIDQASLEQTYQDMYQAYTRIFNRLGLNFRAVLADTGSIGGSASHEFHVLAGSGEDAIAFSDGSDFAANVELAEAVCFDERPAASEDRKDVSTPKIETNEDLAAFLDIPLAKTVKTLIVKGHQLNEDGTEGEPQLIALVVRGDHTLNEIKAEKIAEVATPLTFATEEEMKAAGLKKGYIGVDLDIPVYVDRAAAAMADFVSGANEYDMHTTGMNWDRDAQITKVVDIRNVVDGDPSPDGKGTLSIKRGIEVGHIFQLGDKYSKALSCTVMGEDGKPVTLMMGCYGIGVSRIIAAAIEQNHDDNGIIWAKTPDPKDSIAPFDIAIVPMKSKQDTVINTAEALYEELKAKGLNVLLDDRNERPGVKFADLELIGIPHRIVVSDRNLAEDKYEYVDRRNGEKQLLSRDELLAVLEA, encoded by the coding sequence ATGAGAGCCAGCCAGTTTTTATTTGCTACCTTAAAAGAAAACCCAAGTGATGCAGACATCGTATCAAGCCAGTTGATGCTTAGAGCTGGGCTTATCCGTAAGCTTGCTTCTGGCCTTTACGTCTGGTTGCCTATGGGGCTTAAAATATTACAAAAAGTAGAAAAAATTGTGCGTGAAGAGATGCAAAACATCGGCGCGCAAGAAGTGTATATGCCTATGACCCAGCCTGCTGAATTATGGCAGGAGTCTGGTCGCTTTGAAGACTACGGCCCAGAGCTACTACGCTTCAAAGACCGCCATAACCGCGACTTTGTATTAGGCCCTACCCACGAAGAAGTCATTACTGACCTAGCCCGTGGCGAATTACGTAGCTATAAACAGCTGCCTATGACCTTCTTCCAAATTCAAAGTAAATTCCGCGATGAGATTCGCCCACGCTTTGGAATCATGCGTGCCCGCGAATTCACCATGAAAGATGCCTACTCATTCCATATTGACCAGGCCTCATTAGAGCAAACCTATCAAGATATGTATCAGGCCTACACCCGTATCTTTAATCGTCTTGGTCTAAACTTTAGAGCGGTATTGGCCGATACAGGATCTATTGGCGGCTCAGCATCACATGAATTCCACGTATTAGCTGGCAGTGGCGAAGATGCGATTGCTTTCTCTGATGGTTCAGACTTTGCAGCCAACGTTGAGCTGGCTGAAGCGGTATGCTTTGATGAGCGCCCTGCTGCTTCAGAAGACAGAAAAGATGTGTCAACGCCAAAAATTGAAACCAATGAAGACTTAGCGGCCTTCTTAGATATCCCACTAGCAAAAACAGTAAAAACCTTAATCGTAAAAGGTCATCAGCTGAACGAAGACGGCACTGAAGGCGAGCCACAATTAATCGCTTTAGTGGTTCGTGGCGACCATACTTTAAATGAAATCAAGGCTGAGAAAATTGCTGAAGTGGCAACACCACTGACCTTCGCTACTGAAGAAGAGATGAAAGCGGCGGGACTGAAAAAAGGCTATATTGGTGTTGATCTTGATATCCCTGTGTATGTCGACCGTGCTGCAGCCGCTATGGCGGACTTCGTCTCAGGTGCCAATGAGTATGACATGCACACTACCGGCATGAACTGGGATAGAGATGCACAAATCACCAAGGTCGTTGACATCCGTAACGTGGTTGATGGTGACCCTTCACCAGATGGTAAAGGTACCTTAAGCATCAAGCGCGGTATTGAAGTGGGTCATATCTTCCAGTTAGGCGATAAGTATTCTAAAGCGCTTAGCTGTACTGTGATGGGTGAAGACGGCAAGCCAGTGACCCTTATGATGGGCTGTTACGGTATCGGTGTCAGTCGCATCATCGCAGCGGCGATTGAGCAAAATCATGATGACAATGGCATCATTTGGGCCAAAACACCAGATCCAAAAGACTCTATCGCACCATTTGATATTGCCATCGTACCGATGAAATCAAAACAAGATACGGTAATCAATACCGCTGAAGCACTTTATGAAGAGTTAAAAGCAAAAGGCTTAAATGTGTTGCTTGATGATCGTAATGAGCGTCCTGGTGTCAAGTTTGCTGATTTAGAACTAATCGGTATTCCACATCGTATCGTTGTATCAGATCGCAACTTAGCAGAAGATAAGTACGAGTATGTGGATCGCCGTAATGGTGAAAAGCAGCTACTTAGCCGTGATGAATTATTGGCTGTTTTAGAAGCTTAA
- a CDS encoding DUF4230 domain-containing protein, whose product MNNKTQKMAKSGGVWSKLILLLIIIVLSVLLWQQFTKDTSTQIQTLSREGVVSRIQQLNRLETVAYNVDTVITSEQQGSWQRLWQDQQKGLFIARGRVVAGVDLSQLSPEMVQVSDPTEQQIEEAKKQAEADGKQGGTLTLMPNVMVTVPPVEIFTVYLDDVEVYDWQAGGFFGMTNAEPEILKQAQASAKQEVLKRACADGVMLQAENNAKTAIEQLFAMTGAEVTVATQGAGACQPVD is encoded by the coding sequence ATGAATAACAAAACTCAAAAAATGGCAAAATCTGGTGGTGTTTGGTCCAAGCTAATTTTGCTACTGATTATAATTGTGCTCAGTGTTCTATTGTGGCAGCAATTTACCAAGGATACTTCAACTCAAATTCAAACCCTAAGTCGTGAAGGGGTAGTGAGTCGAATACAGCAATTAAATCGCTTGGAGACGGTCGCTTATAATGTCGATACTGTCATTACTAGTGAGCAGCAAGGCTCTTGGCAGCGCTTATGGCAAGACCAGCAAAAGGGCTTGTTTATCGCACGTGGTCGTGTGGTCGCGGGTGTTGACTTAAGCCAATTAAGTCCTGAAATGGTACAAGTGTCTGACCCCACTGAGCAGCAAATCGAAGAAGCAAAGAAGCAAGCAGAGGCCGACGGTAAACAAGGTGGCACGCTAACCTTGATGCCGAATGTGATGGTAACTGTACCGCCTGTTGAAATCTTCACCGTCTATTTAGATGATGTTGAGGTGTATGACTGGCAGGCAGGAGGTTTCTTTGGCATGACAAATGCTGAGCCTGAAATTCTAAAGCAAGCGCAAGCCAGTGCTAAGCAAGAAGTATTAAAGCGTGCTTGTGCTGATGGCGTGATGCTTCAGGCTGAAAATAATGCAAAAACTGCGATAGAACAGTTATTTGCAATGACAGGCGCAGAGGTAACGGTGGCGACTCAAGGTGCCGGTGCTTGCCAGCCAGTCGATTAG